One stretch of Arachis duranensis cultivar V14167 chromosome 1, aradu.V14167.gnm2.J7QH, whole genome shotgun sequence DNA includes these proteins:
- the LOC107493195 gene encoding protein FAR1-RELATED SEQUENCE 5-like — MPADLIALVFRKKDVRNFIDLDRRSIAKGGDGKEIFFSNPRSIALYEYFRDVVNFDTTYLTNKNDMPFVAFVGVNHYGQSVLLECGLLNSKEKASFVWKALQHTRHKLLLWHIMKKLHENLKGYGCYEEIQVTMSEVVYQSLTIEEFEDNWTGFVNAYCLEDNEWLQGMRNDRRCWIPVYLKGDFRTTLAEFVTPYNNALMSRVKKEAAKDFDSLNKILPCCSNNEIEGATWISREDELHCVVDPG; from the exons ATGCCGGCGGACCTGATAGCCTTAGTTTTTAGAAAAAAGGATGTGAGAAATTTCATTGATTTGGATAGGAGATCAATTGCGAAAGGAGGCGATGGTAAAGAG atatttttttctaatcctCGGAGCATTGCCTTGTACGAGTACTTTCGGGATGTTGTCAACTTTGATACGACATACCTAACAAATAAGAACGACATGCCGTTTGTTGCCTTTGTCGGAGTTAACCATTACGGACAATCTGTACTTCTTGAATGTGGGTTACTCAACTCCAAAGAAAAGGCTTCATTTGTGTG GAAGGCCCTGCAACATACTAGGCATAAGTTATTATTGTGGCACATAATGAAGAAGCTTCATGAGAATTTGAAAGGATATGGTTGCTACGAAGAAATTCAGGTTACAATGAGTGAAGTCGTCTACCAAAGTTTGACTATAGAGGAGTTTGAAGACAATTGGACTGGTTTTGTGAATGCCTATTGTCTCGAGGATAATGAGTGGTTGCAAGGGATGCGGAATGATCGCAGATGCTGGATTCCAGTGTATCTGAAGGGTGACTTTCGG ACAACCTTAGCTGAATTTGTAACCCCGTACAACAATGCTCTAATGTCTAGGGTGAAAAAGGAGGCTGCCAAGGATTTTGACTCTCTAAACAAGATTTTGCCATGTTGCTCCAACAACGAGATTGAAGGTGCAACGTGGATTTCAAGAGAAGATGAATTGCATTGTGTCGTTGATCCGGGATGA